CGAGCTCGGAGAGCTCGTCGTCGCGGTCAGCCACGCCCGCCGCCCAGGCTCCGCAGCGCCGCGCGCAGCACGCCCGGCACCTCGTCGGCCCGCAGCGGGCCCTCGACGTCCTCGAGAACGGTGGCGACGGCCTGCTCGGCGACCTTCACGTTCCACCCGAGGCCGACGAGCGCGTCGACGACCTGCTGGCGCCGGTCGTCCGCCGCGGGCGGCACGGCGGGCGCCTCGCCCGCCGCCGTGACCGGGGCCGGGGCGCCGAGGCGGTCCTTGAGCTCGAGCACGATGCGCTGGGCGCCCTTGCGGCCGATGCCCGGCACGCGCTCGAGCGCCTTGAGGTCCTCGTCGGCGACCGCGCGGCGCAGCCCGTCCGGCGTGTGCACCGCGAGCATCGCCAGGGCGAGGCGCGGGCCGACGCCGCTGACCGTCTGCACGGTCTCGAAGACCTCGCGCTCGTCGTCGTCCACGAAGCCGAACAGCGTGAGCGAGTCCTCGCGCACGACGAGCGAGGTGTGCAGCGTCGACTCCTGGCCCACCCGCAGCTGCGCGAGCGTCGCG
The sequence above is a segment of the Cellulomonas palmilytica genome. Coding sequences within it:
- the ruvA gene encoding Holliday junction branch migration protein RuvA codes for the protein MIASVRGMVLAVRLDSAVVEVGGVGMLVQATPATLAQLRVGQESTLHTSLVVREDSLTLFGFVDDDEREVFETVQTVSGVGPRLALAMLAVHTPDGLRRAVADEDLKALERVPGIGRKGAQRIVLELKDRLGAPAPVTAAGEAPAVPPAADDRRQQVVDALVGLGWNVKVAEQAVATVLEDVEGPLRADEVPGVLRAALRSLGGGRG